A portion of the Fulvia fulva chromosome 1, complete sequence genome contains these proteins:
- a CDS encoding Acetyl-coenzyme A transferase, producing MNVTVPAYLGMIKQHSADVLLRPEFFERRVSKALNIEMQVAKPALYFPEGSVELRYNVGTRGNGVDDAVWPKDLLMEIVKV from the coding sequence ATGAACGTGACGGTTCCGGCGTATCTTGGCATGATCAAGCAGCACTCGGCGGATGTGCTGCTTCGACCCGAGTTCTTCGAGAGGCGGGTGAGTAAGGCTCTGAACATTGAGATGCAGGTGGCAAAGCCGGCTTTGTATTTTCCCGAAGGCAGCGTGGAGTTGAGGTACAATGTGGGCACAAGAGGGAACGGTGTTGATGATGCTGTGTGGCCAAAAGATCTCTTGATGGAGATTGTGAAGGTGTAA